The Candidatus Denitrolinea symbiosum DNA window CGAATGGCTGAACGTCCCACCCGGCCGATCAGCCTGCGTTTAAGGTCGAGCGAGCATCGTACGATACTCTTTGTCGGCGATCTGATCGCGGCTTCGCTCGCGGGAATCGGCGCCTATTATTCCTGGTTGGGATATGCCTGGTACAAATTGATCGCCAGCGGCATTCCTCCGCTGCGCGCCATGAAGTTCTTTCCCAGCGCCGACGTTCCTTTCTGGTTTTATGTCCTGCCTTTGGTTTGGGTCGTCTTTCTGGTGGAATTGTATGATCCGCGCGTTTCGTCGCATCGCGGACTGACTTTGCGCGGCATTTTGCTCTCGGCGATTTTGGGGTTGATGCTGTATTCCCTGTTTTTTATCTTTTCTTCCAACGCCAAATCCTTCGAATCTTTGCCTCGCGTCCTTGTGGGCGCGTTCCTGCTCATCGCCTCGCTCCTGACGCTGCTCTGGCGCCTGCTCTACATCCGCCTCTACACCTCGTCGGGACTCCAGCGCCGCATTCTCGTCGTCGGCGCGGGCAAGGCGGGACGGACGCTGGCCCGCCTCTACAAATCCATGAACCCGCCGCCCTTCCATTTCATCGGCTTCATTGACGACGACCGCGAGAAGGCCGGCAAGACTTACGAAGGGTATCCCGTCTTCGGGAACAGCGACCGATTACTCCAGACGCTGGAAGAACAACGCGTCTCCGACATCGTCATCGGCATCATGGGCGCGATGCGCGGCATCACCTTCCAGCGCATCCTCGACGCGCAGGAGAGCGGCGTGGAGATCATCCCCATGCCCACGATGTACGAGGAAATGACGGGACGCGTCCCCATCCAGCACCTCGATTCCGACTGGCTCATCCGTTCCTTCGTGGACCAGGCGCGCGTGAGCGGCTTCTACGAAATGTTCAAACGCCTGCTCGACATCGTCGGCGGGCTGGCCGGCCTGGCGCTGCTCTGCATCCTGTTTCCGTTCATCGCGCCGGCGATCGTCATTGACAGCGGCTTTCCCATTTTCTACACCCAGTCTCGTTTTGGCAGGGGCGGACGGATCTTCAACATCCGAAAATTCCGCACCATGTTCAAAGACGCCGAAGTGGACGGCAAGCCGCGCCTCGCCACAGAGAACGACCCGCGCGTCACGCGCGTCGGAAACTTCCTCCGCAAAACGCGCCTCGACGAACTGCCGCAATTCTGGAACGTCGTCAACGGCGAGATGAGCCTCGTCGGGCCGCGTGCCGAGCGCCCCGAATTGGTGGCCGAGTTCCAGCGGCAGATCCCCTTCTACCGCGCCCGTCTCCTGACCAAGCCCGGACTCACCGGCTGGGCGCAGATTAACTATGGCTACGTCGCCAACGTCACCGAGACGGCGGTCAAACTCGAATACGATCTCTATTACATCAAACATCGCACTTTAATGATGGACATCCAAATCGTCCTCCGCACCATCGGCACAGTCGTGCGCGCGGGCGGGAGGTAGGCAGCATGAACGTACTCGTCACCGGCGGCGCGGGATTCATCGGCTCGCACATCGTACGCGGCCTGCTCGAACGCGGCGACCGCGTCCGCGTCCTCGACAACTTCTCGACCGGCAAACGCGGCAGCCTCGACGGACTCGACGTGGAGATCGTGGAGGCCGACCTGCGCGACGCCTCGCGCCTGACCGAGGCCTGCCGCGGCGTCGAGACGGTCTTCCACCAGGCCGCGTTCGTCTCCGTCCCCCAATCCATGCAGGAGCCGCTCGACTGCTTCGACGTGAACGTGACGGGCACCGCGTCGCTGCTGGAGGCCGCGCGCAAACACGGCGTGAAGCGCGTCGTCTTCGCCTCCAGCGCGGCGGTCTACGGCGATTCGGACGCCTACCCGCTCTCCGAGGAGACTCCGCTCCGTCCGCTCTCGCCCTACGCCTCCTCCAAGCGCGTGGATGAAATCTACGGCCAGCTTTACACTGCCTCATTCGGAGTGGAAGTCGTCGGCTTGCGCTACTTCAACGTCTACGGGCCGCGCCAGCGACCCGATTCGCAATACGCCGCGGCCGTGCCGATCTTCATCCGCCGCCTGCTCGACAATAAACCCGTCACCATCTTCGGCGACGGCGGCCAGACGCGCGACCTGATCTTCGTCGGGGACGTGGTGCGCGCCAATTTTGTCGCGGCCGCCCACCCGTCCGCGCCGGGAGGCGTGTTCAACATCTGCACGGGAAACGAGACGCGCATCCTCGACCTCGTGGAAATTTTGCAGGACCTGTTCCCGTCCGCGCCTGCGCCCGAATTCGCCGCGCCGCGCGCGGGCGACATCTATCGCTCCATCGGCAGTCCGCAAAAAGCCGCAGAGACGATCGGCTTCCGCGCCGAGGTCTCGCTGACCGACGGGCTGGCGAGGACGGCGGAGTGGATGAAGGAGTCATAGGCGGGCGGGGCATGAAACTTCGCAATCGTTTCGTTGTCATCGGCGATTTCGTCCTCATCATCGTTTCTGTGTTGGGGAGTTTCGCGCTGCGTTACGACGTGGGGCAGATGTCGTTTTATTTTCCCGCCATCCTCATCATGTCGGGCGTGGCGCTGCTGGTCAAAATCCCCACCTATTATTTTTTCGGACTCTACCGCCGCCTGTGGATGTACGCCAGCACGAACGAACTGAAACTGATCGCGGTGGCGGTCTCCACCGCGTCCGTCCTGACGGGCGGCGTGATGCTGGCGCTGATCGCGGCGGGACTCGTCCAGCCGGGGATGCCGCGCACCGCCCTCGTCATTGACTGGCTGTTCTCGCTCGTCCTGATCGGCGGCTCGCGCTTCGCCCTGCGCATCCTCAGCGAGCAGTCCGCCTCCCGCGTGGACAAGGGACGGCGCGCCCTCATCATCGGCGCGGGCGACGCGGGCGCGCTGGTGGCCCGCGAACTGCAAAAGACGAACCAACTCGACCTGACTCCCATCGGTTTCCTCGACGACGATCCCGCCAAACAGCGGCACGAGATTTACGGCGTGCGCGTCATCGGCAAGGTGACGGATCTGGAATCCGTCCTCGCCAACCGCCGGGTGGACGAAGTGGTGATCGCCATCCCGTCCGCGTCGGGCAAACTGGTCCGCCAGATCACGGACACCTGCCGCAGGAGGGGCATCCCCTCGCGGACGATGCCCGGCATGAACGAACTCATCGGCGGGAAGGTCAGCGTGAACCGCCTGCGCGAAGTGGACATCACCGACCTGCTGCGCCGCGATCCCGCCACGATAGACGAGCGCCTCATCGGTTCCTCCCTGAACGGGAAGCGCGTCCTCGTCACCGGCGCGGGCGGCTCGATCGGGCGCGAACTCGCCCGTCAGATCGCGCGCTGGATGCCTTCCGAGTTGACCCTGCTCGGCCACGGCGAGAACAGCATCTTCGAAGCCCTGCTCGAGTTGCGCGACGACTTCCCGTCGCTGTCGCTGCATCCCGTCATCGCCGACGTGCGCGACGCGGCGCGGCTCGAGGCCGTCTTCGCGGAGTATCGCCCGCAGGTGACGTTCCACGCCGCGGCGCACAAACACGTCCCGTTGATGGAGGCCAACGTCGCGGAGGCGGTGACGAACAACGTGCTGGGGACGCGCAACCTCGTCGAGATCGCGGGCAAATACGGGGCGGAGCGGCTCGTGATGATCTCGACGGACAAGGCCATCCGTCCCGCCAGCGTGATGGGCGCGACGAAACGCCTGGCGGAGATGATCGTCCTCAACGCCGCGCACCGCATGGGACGGGCCTATTCGGTCGTCCGCTTTGGCAATGTGCTCGGCAGCCGCGGGAGCGTGGTGCCGCGCTTCAAACGTCAGATCGCGCGCGGCGGCCCCGTCACGGTGACGCATCCCGACATGCAGCGTTACTTTATGACCATCCCCGAGGCTGTGCATCTGGTGTTGCAATCCGCGGCGATGGGGACGGGCGGCGAGGTCTTCTTCCTGAACATGGGACAGCCCGTGCGGATTTTGGATTTGGTCGAGGATTTGATCCGTCTTTCGGGACTCGAACCCGGGCGCGACATCGAGATCGAGTTCACGGGCATCCGTCCCGGCGAAAAATTGACCGAAGATCTCTCGGACGACAGCATGAGTTTCTCGCCGACCTCGCATCCAGAGATCGTGCGCGTCGAATCGGACGAGGCGGTGGAGGGCGCGCAGTTGGACAACGCCCTGAACGAACTGGCGCGCCTGGCGGAGCAGAACGAAACCGAGGCGCTCCTGCACACGCTGGACGAGGTCGTGCCGGGCGCGGCGGTCCGCTCCACGCCGCCGCCCGATCTGACCTCGTTGGTTTAGCGGCGGGACGCGGAGACCGGGGCCACATGACAGAAGCATCGCTTGCTGAATGGAATCGTTTTTTGGCGGGGCGTTCCGACGCGCACATCCTCCAGACGGGCGAATGGGGCGAACTGAAGTCGGCGTTTGGCTGGGACGCGGCGCGGATGGTCTCTGGCGATTCTGGAATCCAAATTTTATTCCGCAGGCTGCCGCTGGGATTCACGATCGCGTACGCGCCGAAGCCGGTGTTCGGCGATCAATCATCAGTGAGCAGGGATCGGTTTTGGACGGAAGTGGATTTGGTTTGTCGAAAACGCCGCGCGGTCTTTCTTAAAATCGAACCCGATCTTTGGGAGAACCAAAAACTTGAAACCTGGAACCTGAAACTCGAAACTTCGTTCCATAACATCCAGCCCCCTCGCACGATCCTCGTTGACATAAAAGGAACCGAGGCTGAAATCCTGGCGCGCATGAAGCAGAAGACGCGCTACAACATCCGACTCGCGGAGAAAAAGGGAGTCGCCGTCCGCGCCTGGGACGACATCCCCGCTTTCCACAAAATGATGCTGGCGACGGGCGCGCGCGACCGCTTCGGAGTCCACTCGCTGGAATATTATCGCCGCGCCTACGAGTTGTTCCGTCCGAAAGGCATGGCGGAATTGCTGATGGCCGAGTTTGAGGGAAAGCCGCTCGCCGCGCTGATGGTCTTCGCCCGCGGACGCCGCGCCTGGTACATGTACGGCGCGTCCACAGATGAGGAGCGCAATCGTATGCCGACTTACCTGCTTCAATGGGATGCGATGAAGTGGGCGCGCTCCAAAGGCGCGGAAGCATACGACCTGTGGGGCGTTCCCGACGAAGACGAAAAGACGCTCGAGGAAAGCTTCGAGACGCGTCGCGATGGCTTGTGGGGAGTCTATCGTTTCAAGCGCGGCTTCGGCGGAGAGTTGAAACGCGCACAGCAGGCGGTGGATCGCGTCTATAATCCGTTGTTGTATCGGTTGATTTTACTGTGGATGAGAGTTCGCAGAGTTGACGATTGAGATTTACAGTTTTTTCGATTTACCATAAAATTCACACAATGAGAAAAGGAGCGCCTTATGCGGTTTAAAATTGTTCTCGAAAAAAGCGATGAAGGCGGCTACACAGTTTACGTACCGTCCCTGCCGGGTTGCATAAGTGAGGGAGATACGAAGGAAGATGCGCTGAAAAACATCCAGGAGGCAATTGAGTTGTATCTGGAGCCGGTTGAAGATGATTGGATCCTGGATGAACATAACCTGGTGCAGGAAATCGAAGTATGAGCAAAGTTCCCAGCCTGTCCTACATAGAAATTGTCAGGGCTTTGCAACGAGACGGCTGGACTGTGGTGCGCCAGCGCGGAAGCCACATTCGATTACAGAAGCGCATTTCGGGCGAACTGTTGAAGATCACTGTCCCTGCGCATCGCCCTGTCAAACGCTCGACGCTGGCTCATATTTTGAAGCAGGCGCGGCTGGACGTGGAACATTTTCTTGAATTGGTCTAACTGGAACTCTATTGTTTCGTCCCTCCCCAACCCTCACTTCCTCCAAACCTTCGAATGGGGACAGGTCAAGGCGCGATATGGATGGGAACCGTTTTTCGCGGTCTGGACTGAGAGTCGGTTTTCAGCGACCAGTGATTGTACTGAAAACTGGACACTGGACACTGATCACTGTATCGCCGCCAGCCTGATTTTGAAGCGCGCCGTCCCAATTCGCGGGTTCGCGGCGCGGTTAAGCGTCTTGTATTGTCCCAAAGGTCCCTTGCTCGATTGGACGGATCAACCTCTCCGCGAGCGCGCCCTCGACGACCTGCAATCCTTCGCCAAAAAGCAGGGCGCGGTCTTCCTCAAGATGGATCCCGACGTGAGGCTGGGGACGGGCGTCCCCGGCGCGGACGGTTCGACCGAGGAACGTCTCGGCGCGGACCTCCAGGCGGGGTTGACGCGGCGCGGCTGGGTCTACTCCGCCGACCAGATTCAATTCCGCAATTCAGTCTTGATCGACCTCCGCCCGTCCGAGGAGGAATTGCTGGCGCGCATGAAACAGAAGACGCGCTACAACGTCCGTTTGGCGGAGAAGAAAGGCGTCGCCGTGCGCGCTGGCACAACGGCAGACCTGGCGGCGCTCTATCGCATGTACGCGGAGACCTCCGTCCGCGACGGGTTTGTCATCCGCGATGAAGGTTATTACCAAACCGTCTGGCAGACCTTCATGTCGAATGTCAAATCTCCAATCTCCAATCTCCAATCTCCAATTACCATCCCGCTCATTGCCGAAGTGGACGGCGAGCCGGTGGCCGGCCTGTTCCTCTTCATGTTCGCGGGCCGCGCGTACTACGTCTACGGCATGTCGCGCGACTCGCACCGCGAAAAAATGCCGACCTACCTCCTGCAATGGGAGGCGATGAAGCGCGCCAAATCCGCGGGCTGCGCGGTCTACGACCTGTGGGGCGCGCCGGAGATATTCGACGAGACTGATTCAATGTGGGGCGTCTATCGCTTCAAAGAGGGACTCGGCGGCCGCGTCGTCCGTACCCTCGGCGCGTGGGACTACGCTCCGAACAAATTCTGGTATCGCATGTATTCCGAATTCATCCCGCGCCTGCTGGACGTGATGCGCTCGCGCGGAAAACGAAAAGCCAGCCAGGCTGCGGGCGCGTGATTCGCTCGAACGAAAGGACTCTCCCGTGAACTCCATCCCCCGACTCCGCTTCGCTCATCTTCCGACTCCCATCGAGGAGCTGCCGCGTCTCTCCTCGACTTTGGGCGGGCCGCGCCTCCTCGTCAAACGCGACGACCAGACCGGGCTGGCCCTCGGCGGGAACAAGACCCGCAAACTGGAATTCCTCGTCGCGGAGGCGCAGGAGCAGGGCGCGCGGACGCTCATCTCCGCGGGCGCGATCCAGTCCAATCACTGCCGACAGACGGCGGCCGCGGCGGCGCGCTTCGGCTTTGAATGTATCCTCGTGTTGACGGGCGACCTGCCCGCGCGGCCATCCGGCAACCTGACGCTCGACCATCTCCTCGGCGCGCGCATCGTCAACGTGGCGGACCGGAAAGACCGTGACCGAATCTTGCAGGAGATCTTCGACCGCGCCGCGGCGGAGGGGAAGAAGCCCTACCTCGTCCCGTACGGCGGATCGAGTCCCACCGGCGCGCTGGGCTACGCGTTCGCCGTGGAGGAGGTGATGAAGCAGGGCATTGAAGCGGACTGGTTCGTCTTCGGCACGTCCTCGGGCGGGACGCACGCGGGGCTGATGCTGGGTCAACGCGTGTTCGGGTTCAAAGGCAAAATTTTGGGAATCAGCATTGACGAGTGTGTGGAGTGGCTGCAGGAGACCGTCTCCGCGTTGGCGACGAAGGCGAGCGAAAAGCTGGGGGAGCGGATCGGGTTCGCGCCGGCCGACGTGGCCGCGAACGCCGACTACTGCCGCGCCGGCTACGGGGTCCTGACCGAGGCGGAGCGCGAAGCCGTCCGCTTGTTCGCGCGGACGGAGGGTCTGCTCCTCGATCCCGTCTACACCGGCCGCGCCGCGGCGGGGTTGATCGACCTGATCCGCAAGGAGTTTTTCAAGAAGGACGAAACCGTCCTGTTTTGGAACACGGGCGGGCAGACGGCGCTGTTCGCGGAGAAGTACGCCGACATCGCATGAAGTATCTCGCCGCGCTGTTCGCGGTTTTCATCGTGATCGTCATCGCGCTGGCCGACGCGAACCTGCTCGGCTTCCTCAGGCGTCTCTACGATTTTCCCAACGGCGATAAAATGGGACATCTCGTCATGTTTGGGATCCTGTCCTTTCTCGTCAACCGGACGGCCCTGCGTCTGCCGCGTCTGAAAAACCGTGCGTGGACTGTGGCCGCCGCAACCCTGCTGCTTGCCCTGTTGATCGGACTCGAAGAATGGTTGCAGAGATGGTTCCCAAACCGCACATCTGATTGGGTGGATTTGGCGTGCAGTTATCTCGGCGTCGCGCTCGGCGCGTGGATCGCTTTTAAACGTCGAGGGACGGGATGACCCGTCCCTCGACGTTTAACCTTCACCCTGAAATTTTCAACCGATCAAGGCGTCAGTCTGAGATGCGCCTCGCTGTGGTCAATGACTGATTGGCGGTCCCACCACATCGGCTGGTACTGCACGTCTGCCCACAACGGGATCATGTCGTCGTAGTGCGGATGGTACGCGTGTCCCGATTGCCCGGTGGTGTGCAGGGCAAGCGAGGCGTCGAGGTTGCCCAGGTCCACGATCTCGCGTTCGGAGGGGAGCCAGTCCACCTCGAAGGATCTGCCCATCGCCCAACCCGTCGCGTTGACGATGCTCTCGCCGCCGCCGGTGACAAACGGCCCGCGATTGAACAGGTTTTCGATGAGGCCGATCCCCGATTCGCCAAGCGTCTGGTTGCGGAAAGTGGCGGTGTGGAGTTTGCCCCAGGCGGGCCACTTGGCGGCGTCTTTGCCGTATTCCTTTTCGATCTGCGCGACAGTCTCGCTGAAAGCGCGGACGAAGATGTCGTCGCGGGTCTCGACTTTGTCGGCGGTGGACTTGTCGTCCCACCAGGGGCTGTCGGGTTGTTGGATGAGGTTGCGCGTCACCAGGTACCAGCGCGAGCCGCCGCCAGGCCGGTAATTTTTGGGCAGGTCGTCTTTGAACGTGTCGGTCAGCAGGTTGACCCAGAACGATTCGAAGACGAAGGCGGCCTGGGAGTCGGCGCGCTCCTGGTAGTCCCACGAGGCGAGGAATTGAGCTCGGACGGAGGCCGCTCGCGAGTCCAGGTTGACCGAGAGCAGAACCGGGACGAGGGCTTCGGCGTTGAGACTCTTCGAGTCCCCGTGCATGGACTGGATGTAGGCCGCGTCGATCTTGCCCGGCGCGTTGACGATCATGTCCACGATGCGGGCGGCGCGCTGTCCGTAGTCCCAGTCTTTGGTGATGAGGTAGGGATAGCCGCGCGGGTTGGCCTGGTTGTTGGCGGTGACGATGTAGCCGCTCTGCGGGTTGAAGACGTAGGGCAGTTCGTCGAACGGAATGTAGCCCGTCCAGTCGTATTGGCTGTCCCAGCCGGGGACGGGGAGCGTGCCGTCGCCGTTCTTGCGGATGGGGATATTGCCCGGCGTCTGGTAGCCGATGTTGCCGTCCACGTCGGCGTACAACAGATTCTGCGCCGGGACGGACCACATGCGGGCCGCGGCGCGGAACTCGTCCCAGTTTTGCGCCCGGTTGAATCCCCAGATAGCCTCGAAGGGCGAGTTGGGGCTGAGCGCCGTCCAAGCCAGGGCGATGACGTAGTTCTGCGGCAGTTCGATACCGGCTTTATCCTTGAACGGCGTGGCTTCCGATTTGGGATCCACGTTGTCTTTGAGCGGACCGTACGTGTCGGAGATGACGGGGCCGTGACGCGTGACGCGGACGGTGATCTCCACCGCCTCGCCGCCGACGACGCCGATGGTCTCCTTGCGCGTTTCGAAGTCCACCCATTTGCCGTCTACTTCATATTGGTTCGGATTGTCGGGATTGACCTTCTCGATGTACAGGTCTTGCACGTCGGGCCCGAGGTTGGTGAACGCCCAGGCGATTCGGTCGTTGTGACCCGCCACGACGCCCGGCACGCCCGCGAACGAGAAGCCGGTCACCTCGAAGGGACAGGCGTCCGATTTCGGCGCGCAGTGCAGGGAATTTTGGAACCAGATGGACGGCATTTGAATGCCGAGGTGCATGTCGTTGGCGAGCAGGGGTTTGCCGGTGGTCGTCAACTGGCCGGAGACCGCCCAGCTGTTCGAGCCGATGGCCGACCCGCGCGGGCCGAGGAGCGCGTCCACTCGCGCGAAATTGTCCGTGACGGACTGGAAGTCCACGCCGGGCAGCGACGAGTAACCGATCGCCGACGGAGAATCGCCGCGCGCCGAAGCCTGATTCCCGATCTTCGGCACGATCACCGGGTAATCTTCGGGATACGCGGGGAAGATCTCCGCCAGTTGTTCGGGCGTGAGCGTCTTCAACAGGACGGCGCGCTCGATCTCGTCGTCCATGTTGCCGCCCAGGTCCCAGGCCATGGCCTTGCCCCACGTCAACGAATTGACCGGCGTCCACGGCTGGATCTTGTAATCGGGGCTGAGCAATTTCACGATGGCGTATTCCAGGCTCGCCGCGTCGCCGTCATGGTCTTTCAGGTAGGCGTTCACGCCGTCGGCATACGCGTCTGCGATGGCCTTCGCGTCGGGGCTGAGCTGCTCGTATTCCTTTTCCGCCACCTGTTTCCAGCCGAGCGTACGCAGGAACGAATCGGTCTTCACCTGTCCCGCGCCGAACATCTCCGAAAGCGTCCCCGAGCCGATGTGCCGCCAGGCGTCCATCTGCCAGAAGCGCTCCTGCGCGTGGACGTATCCCTGCGCGAAGAACAGGTCGTGCGTCGTGGACGCGTAGATGTGCGGGATGCCCATCTGGTCGCGGTAGATGTCCACCGCGCCGTCCAGGCCGTCCATCTTGATCTCCCCGTCAATTTGCGGGAACGACTTCAGCGCGACGGTCTTGGGCAGGTACGACTTGAAATAATACGCCCCGCCCGCGCCCGCAATCAGCGCAAGCACGACGACCACGATCAATCCCCGCAACAAAAACTTGCCGAGTTTCTTCATGCAATCCTCCAATGGCGTTTTGATGACAATGACAACCCCGCGCCTTGCTGCAAGGTCGCGGCGAGTATAATCCGAATTCGTGAAGCGTCAACCCGATTTTTCCGTTCTCATCCTCTTCGCCGCCCTGCTCTTCGGCGGACTTGTCCGCTTCCTGCCCGCGCTGATGACGCGCTTCCCCATCAACGACGGCGGGATGTTCTACACGATGGCGCGCGAACTCTCCGCCAACGGATACGCCCTGCCCGCGACGACATCTTACAACGGACTGTCCATCCCCTTCGCCTATCCGCCGCTCGGACTCTACCTCGCCTCGCTTCTCGCGGACCTCGCGCGGGTCCCGCTTCTCGGGGTTTTTCTCTGGCTTCCGCCTTTTTTCTCCCTCCTCGCCATCCCCGCCTTTTACCTCCTCGCCCGCGCCCTCCTTGCGGATAAACTGCGCGCCTCCCTCGCGGCGCTCTTCTTCGCCCTCGCCCCCGGTAGTTATGACTGGCACGTCATGGGCGGCGGCGTGACGCGCTCCGCAGGGATGCTCTTCCTCCTCCTCGCCGCGTTTTTCGTTTTCCGCCTGTTCCAACAGGGCGACCGCAGACTCGTCCTCCCGGCCATCCTCTTTTCTTCGCTGGCCGTCCTCAGCCATCCCGAAGTGGGACTCCAAACTGCGGGTCTGTGCCTCCTCTTCTGGCTCTCCCTCGACCGCACGCCGCGCGGACTCCTCCACGCCTT harbors:
- a CDS encoding pyridoxal-5'-phosphate-dependent protein is translated as MNSIPRLRFAHLPTPIEELPRLSSTLGGPRLLVKRDDQTGLALGGNKTRKLEFLVAEAQEQGARTLISAGAIQSNHCRQTAAAAARFGFECILVLTGDLPARPSGNLTLDHLLGARIVNVADRKDRDRILQEIFDRAAAEGKKPYLVPYGGSSPTGALGYAFAVEEVMKQGIEADWFVFGTSSGGTHAGLMLGQRVFGFKGKILGISIDECVEWLQETVSALATKASEKLGERIGFAPADVAANADYCRAGYGVLTEAEREAVRLFARTEGLLLDPVYTGRAAAGLIDLIRKEFFKKDETVLFWNTGGQTALFAEKYADIA
- a CDS encoding polyprenyl glycosylphosphotransferase (exopolysaccharide biosynthesis) gives rise to the protein MAERPTRPISLRLRSSEHRTILFVGDLIAASLAGIGAYYSWLGYAWYKLIASGIPPLRAMKFFPSADVPFWFYVLPLVWVVFLVELYDPRVSSHRGLTLRGILLSAILGLMLYSLFFIFSSNAKSFESLPRVLVGAFLLIASLLTLLWRLLYIRLYTSSGLQRRILVVGAGKAGRTLARLYKSMNPPPFHFIGFIDDDREKAGKTYEGYPVFGNSDRLLQTLEEQRVSDIVIGIMGAMRGITFQRILDAQESGVEIIPMPTMYEEMTGRVPIQHLDSDWLIRSFVDQARVSGFYEMFKRLLDIVGGLAGLALLCILFPFIAPAIVIDSGFPIFYTQSRFGRGGRIFNIRKFRTMFKDAEVDGKPRLATENDPRVTRVGNFLRKTRLDELPQFWNVVNGEMSLVGPRAERPELVAEFQRQIPFYRARLLTKPGLTGWAQINYGYVANVTETAVKLEYDLYYIKHRTLMMDIQIVLRTIGTVVRAGGR
- a CDS encoding HicB family protein — protein: MRFKIVLEKSDEGGYTVYVPSLPGCISEGDTKEDALKNIQEAIELYLEPVEDDWILDEHNLVQEIEV
- a CDS encoding polysaccharide biosynthesis protein — protein: MKLRNRFVVIGDFVLIIVSVLGSFALRYDVGQMSFYFPAILIMSGVALLVKIPTYYFFGLYRRLWMYASTNELKLIAVAVSTASVLTGGVMLALIAAGLVQPGMPRTALVIDWLFSLVLIGGSRFALRILSEQSASRVDKGRRALIIGAGDAGALVARELQKTNQLDLTPIGFLDDDPAKQRHEIYGVRVIGKVTDLESVLANRRVDEVVIAIPSASGKLVRQITDTCRRRGIPSRTMPGMNELIGGKVSVNRLREVDITDLLRRDPATIDERLIGSSLNGKRVLVTGAGGSIGRELARQIARWMPSELTLLGHGENSIFEALLELRDDFPSLSLHPVIADVRDAARLEAVFAEYRPQVTFHAAAHKHVPLMEANVAEAVTNNVLGTRNLVEIAGKYGAERLVMISTDKAIRPASVMGATKRLAEMIVLNAAHRMGRAYSVVRFGNVLGSRGSVVPRFKRQIARGGPVTVTHPDMQRYFMTIPEAVHLVLQSAAMGTGGEVFFLNMGQPVRILDLVEDLIRLSGLEPGRDIEIEFTGIRPGEKLTEDLSDDSMSFSPTSHPEIVRVESDEAVEGAQLDNALNELARLAEQNETEALLHTLDEVVPGAAVRSTPPPDLTSLV
- a CDS encoding penicillin acylase family protein → MKKLGKFLLRGLIVVVVLALIAGAGGAYYFKSYLPKTVALKSFPQIDGEIKMDGLDGAVDIYRDQMGIPHIYASTTHDLFFAQGYVHAQERFWQMDAWRHIGSGTLSEMFGAGQVKTDSFLRTLGWKQVAEKEYEQLSPDAKAIADAYADGVNAYLKDHDGDAASLEYAIVKLLSPDYKIQPWTPVNSLTWGKAMAWDLGGNMDDEIERAVLLKTLTPEQLAEIFPAYPEDYPVIVPKIGNQASARGDSPSAIGYSSLPGVDFQSVTDNFARVDALLGPRGSAIGSNSWAVSGQLTTTGKPLLANDMHLGIQMPSIWFQNSLHCAPKSDACPFEVTGFSFAGVPGVVAGHNDRIAWAFTNLGPDVQDLYIEKVNPDNPNQYEVDGKWVDFETRKETIGVVGGEAVEITVRVTRHGPVISDTYGPLKDNVDPKSEATPFKDKAGIELPQNYVIALAWTALSPNSPFEAIWGFNRAQNWDEFRAAARMWSVPAQNLLYADVDGNIGYQTPGNIPIRKNGDGTLPVPGWDSQYDWTGYIPFDELPYVFNPQSGYIVTANNQANPRGYPYLITKDWDYGQRAARIVDMIVNAPGKIDAAYIQSMHGDSKSLNAEALVPVLLSVNLDSRAASVRAQFLASWDYQERADSQAAFVFESFWVNLLTDTFKDDLPKNYRPGGGSRWYLVTRNLIQQPDSPWWDDKSTADKVETRDDIFVRAFSETVAQIEKEYGKDAAKWPAWGKLHTATFRNQTLGESGIGLIENLFNRGPFVTGGGESIVNATGWAMGRSFEVDWLPSEREIVDLGNLDASLALHTTGQSGHAYHPHYDDMIPLWADVQYQPMWWDRQSVIDHSEAHLRLTP
- a CDS encoding methicillin resistance protein, whose amino-acid sequence is MTEASLAEWNRFLAGRSDAHILQTGEWGELKSAFGWDAARMVSGDSGIQILFRRLPLGFTIAYAPKPVFGDQSSVSRDRFWTEVDLVCRKRRAVFLKIEPDLWENQKLETWNLKLETSFHNIQPPRTILVDIKGTEAEILARMKQKTRYNIRLAEKKGVAVRAWDDIPAFHKMMLATGARDRFGVHSLEYYRRAYELFRPKGMAELLMAEFEGKPLAALMVFARGRRAWYMYGASTDEERNRMPTYLLQWDAMKWARSKGAEAYDLWGVPDEDEKTLEESFETRRDGLWGVYRFKRGFGGELKRAQQAVDRVYNPLLYRLILLWMRVRRVDD
- a CDS encoding LPS biosynthesis protein WbpP, translating into MNVLVTGGAGFIGSHIVRGLLERGDRVRVLDNFSTGKRGSLDGLDVEIVEADLRDASRLTEACRGVETVFHQAAFVSVPQSMQEPLDCFDVNVTGTASLLEAARKHGVKRVVFASSAAVYGDSDAYPLSEETPLRPLSPYASSKRVDEIYGQLYTASFGVEVVGLRYFNVYGPRQRPDSQYAAAVPIFIRRLLDNKPVTIFGDGGQTRDLIFVGDVVRANFVAAAHPSAPGGVFNICTGNETRILDLVEILQDLFPSAPAPEFAAPRAGDIYRSIGSPQKAAETIGFRAEVSLTDGLARTAEWMKES